A window of Agrobacterium vitis genomic DNA:
GAACGCGATCCCGCCCATCCCCTGGTTGTATTTGGCGATAACCGCTTCTGCGCCGGAGAATTGCTGGACGTCCAGAAGATGGCTGGGCCGCATATGCACAGCCAAATCGAACTGAATTTCGTGCTGGAAGGCTCAATGACCTATTGGTTCGATGGCCGGGAGCTGACGATTTCGGAAGGCCGGCTCTGCCTGTTCTGGGGGATGATCCCCCATCAGGTGATCGACCGGCGGGAAGGCACCCGCTTTATCTGTCTTTATGTACCGATGTCGGTGTTTCTGGGATTGGCCAGCCTCAGCCAGTTTCGCGACTCGGTATTTCGCGGCGCCGTCATCGAGGCTTTGCACCTGCGGGCTTGGGACCGTGAAATCTTTCTGCGCTGGCGTGACGAATTGCTGGGTGGCGATGAAGGCGATATCGAGATCGTCCGCAGCGAACTGACCGCCCGCCTGATGCGGATCGAACGGGACGGCTGGCGTGACCTGCGCGAACAGGGATCGGCGCTGGCAAGCCTCGGTCAACGCGATGCGGGCTGGATGCTGCATGTGGAAAAAATGCTGCGCTTCATCGGCGAGCACGCACCTGACACGATTTCTGCCGAGGATGTTGGCCGCGCCGCCGGTCTGCATCCCAATTATGCCATGAGCCTGTTCAAGCGTGCGGTGGGCACCACCATCAACCAGGCGATCATCCGCCACCGGCTGGACACCGCCCAATCCC
This region includes:
- a CDS encoding helix-turn-helix domain-containing protein, which gives rise to MARRPPLINRLGATPVHPERDPAHPLVVFGDNRFCAGELLDVQKMAGPHMHSQIELNFVLEGSMTYWFDGRELTISEGRLCLFWGMIPHQVIDRREGTRFICLYVPMSVFLGLASLSQFRDSVFRGAVIEALHLRAWDREIFLRWRDELLGGDEGDIEIVRSELTARLMRIERDGWRDLREQGSALASLGQRDAGWMLHVEKMLRFIGEHAPDTISAEDVGRAAGLHPNYAMSLFKRAVGTTINQAIIRHRLDTAQSLLISSDMPITEVAYESGFGSLSTFYEAFQRRFMEKPVQYRRRMRAKGTAAQAIA